Proteins encoded by one window of Salvia splendens isolate huo1 unplaced genomic scaffold, SspV2 ctg921, whole genome shotgun sequence:
- the LOC121791808 gene encoding uncharacterized protein LOC121791808, which yields MAPEGDLGNFMSINKYHALMEKEAYETDHPEEDEVIGMEIVVQPIPNTGEDVTSCLGESSRHKNDRKMDNVRGIVKTSSRNVIKRLIVVHNISFMAIMEPFTAPNPELYSKFFGLNFKGANTSGKIWNFTREGVNFDVMDDSEQALHGILRLEAGSQPVAVTVIYAKCTRAERYPLWDKLRDLADNLGSRPWIIGGEFNTILNPRDRSGSESNSQAEMLDFAEAIEDCRLVDVCFDGAPFTWVKNNLFEKLDRVFINEQWTSVFEATRITNLPRVASDHGPILVRCKTEVTGEQGRNFQFQNMWLRHEGFRGVVESSWSQPTEAGGLLNLQIKLVRLKKVLKEWNRATFGNLQSNLKEAEATIVEAQQAFEADASPTNRCRASDLESLATSPNEEEIKRAVWSISADSTPGTDGFTASFYHSCWDIIGRDVGDAVIQFFNGAFLPRTITATMIVLLPKKDNPASWSDYRPISLCNVSNKIITNVLASRLAPVLPKVISPNQSGFIKGRLLNDNVLLAQEMFHELYRRRPAPNVAIKIDMAKAYDRVQSPFLIQVMRRMGFPETFLSLIGRCIGIVAEYLSRALDELILGKMEMTFKSKCACSDVSHLAYADDIVIFTQAAKESIQRVRACLDEYSAVSGQKINLSKSNFYITETNGDCAGTVKRRVDLLEAPVEGKRRTHWIAWEQICLPTTEGGLGIRKFEDVLKAFNVKLWWRVREQNSLWASHMYSKYCASKSPLARLNSGRSSPTWRRLAAAWPLVQLNIRWIIGDGRALFWDDIWLRDRPIRDLCLDTRGDPTTRVAEFWMNGKWDGAKVGTTCNQTGMPPHVAEAIMSTPILLDSPDVPRWTLSRGGNFSLSSAWDSNRARRPRIPALGDIWHGGISTTISVFMWRLISNRIPVDAKLQWRNISLASKCQCCPRQPGLESIHHLFINGQGASMVWRLFDEWFDGASHPLRPSDSIPSRLEAWAKRINRSTKDHMARTLPCIILWYLWAERNNSRHNGVCFRAYNVVWQVRLYVQKLVESGRARAKHFKDVRFEGLTLPVHMYIRNSMANGCLKPKHWRGVKLGINIPQQAEAIRALPLAMAIKWEPPDPPWIKVNTDGSFNEAINKAGGGGVIRDFSGKMLVAFCIPFEAQSALEAELLAMIHGLNIAKEFGLPIWIESDAEQAIKLINGAGWGPALAREAMAHLILLKRQLKFRATFIHREGNKAADFLARMGLGRDRGQQMQQDSVPRELADLVRMDQMGLSHVRTLGRDGD from the exons ATGGCACCCGAGGGGGACCTAGGAAACTTCATGAGCATTAATAAATACCATGCACTCATGGAGAAAGAAGCCTATGAAACGGATCATCCCGAGGAAGATGAGGTGATTGGAATGGAAATTGTGGTGCAACCAATCCCGAACACGGGGGAGGATGTAACCTCTTGCCTCGGTGAGAGTTCAAGGCACAAAAATGATCGGAAGATGGAT AACGTGCGAGGAATTGTGAAAACCTCGTCCCGCAACGTTATCAAAAGACTAATTGTTGTTCATAATATTTCTTTCATGGCAATAATGGAACCTTTCACCGCGCCAAACCCGGAGTTGTATTCGAAGTTTTTCGGACTCAACTTCAAAGGCGCTAACACGTCGGGGAAAATTTGGAACTTTACTAGAGAGGGAGTTAACTTTGATGTTATGGACGACTCCGAGCAAGCTCTCCACGGTATACTTCGCTTGGAGGCAGGCAGCCAACCTGTGGCGGTCACGGTTATCTATGCTAAGTGTACTCGTGCGGAAAGATATCCACTCTGGGACAAATTGCGGGATCTTGCGGACAACTTGGGGAGTCGGCCGTGGATTATTGGAGGGGAATTCAACACCATTCTTAACCCACGAGATAGGTCCGGGAGCGAGTCTAATAGTCAAGCGGAGATGTTGGACTTCGCGGAAGCAATCGAAGATTGTAGACTGGTCGATGTGTGCTTTGACGGTGCACCTTTCACTTGGGTAAAGAACAACCTATTTGAGAAGCTTGACAGAGTTTTTATAAATGAGCAGTGGACGAGCGTTTTCGAGGCAACAAGAATCACGAACCTGCCTCGCGTCGCCTCGGATCATGGTCCCATCCTGGTTCGATGCAAAACAGAGGTGACAGGGGAGCAAGGTAGGAACTTCCAATTCCAGAACATGTGGTTGAGACACGAGGGGTTTCGAGGAGTCGTGGAATCCAGTTGGAGCCAACCCACCGAGGCCGGAGGACTACTTAACTTGCAAATCAAGCTCGTAAGGCTTAAGAAAGTCCTTAAAGAGTGGAATAGAGCAACTTTTGGAAACCTCCAATCCAACCTTAAAGAGGCCGAGGCAACTATAGTAGAGGCCCAGCAAGCCTTCGAAGCTGATGCGTCCCCAACCAATAGATGCCGA GCCTCGGACTTAGAGAGCCTCGCTACTTCCCCCAATGAAGAGGAGATCAAACGGGCAGTATGGAGCATTTCGGCTGATAGCACACCAGGCACCGACGGATTCACCGCGTCCTTCTatcatagttgttgggatatcATTGGTCGGGATGTGGGGGATGCGGTAATACAATTTTTTAACGGGGCTTTTCTCCCACGGACCATCACCGCGACAATGATTGTTCTATTACCAAAGAAGGATAACCCGGCATCTTGGTCGGACTATCGACCAATTAGTCTTTGCAATGTTTcaaacaagatcatcacaaatGTCCTTGCCTCAAGGCTGGCCCCCGTCCTCCCTAAGGTAATATCCCCGAACCAAAGTGGTTTTATTAAAGGGAGGCTTCTAAACGACAACGTCCTCTTAGCCCAAGAAATGTTTCACGAGTTATATAGAAGGAGGCCCGCGCCAAACGTTGCAATCAAGATTGATATGGCAAAGGCTTATGATCGGGTACAATCGCCTTTCTTGATCCAAGTCATGcgccgtatgggattcccggagACATTTCTTAGTCTCATTGGAAGATGCATTGGAATTGTTG CGGAATATCTATCAAGGGCGTTGGATGAGCTAATTTTGGGGAAGATGGAAATGACCTTCAAGTCTAAATGCGCATGCTCCGATGTTAGTCATTTGGCCTACGCTGATGATATTGTTATTTTTACGCAAGCGGCCAAGGAATCCATCCAACGGGTTAGAGCTTGTTTAGACGAATATTCGGCTGTGTCCGGGCAGAAGATCAATCTATCGAAGAGCAATTTTTACATTACCGAGACTAACGGTGACTGTGCGGGCACGGTGAAACGGAGGGTGGATTTACTAGAG GCCCCTGTGGAGGGCAAACGACGTACACACTGGATTGCTTGGGAACAGATTTGCCTCCCCACTACGGAAGGAGGTCTAGGGATTAGGAAATTTGAGGATGTCCTGAAGGCCTTCAACGTCAAATTGTGGTGGCGCGTTAGAGAGCAAAACTCCTTATGGGCCTCACACATGTATAGCAAATACTGTGCCTCAAAATCACCTTTGGCTCGACTGAACTCAGGTAGGAGCAGCCCGACGTGGCGACGACTCGCGGCCGCTTGGCCCCTGGTCCAGCTAAACATCCGTTGGATCATTGGTGATGGACGAGCCCTGTTTTGGGACGACATCTGGCTCCGGGATAGGCCAATCAGAGATCTTTGCTTAGACACAAGGGGTGATCCCACGACAAGGGTTGCAGAGTTTTGGATGAATGGAAAGTGGGACGGGGCTAAGGTTGGCACCACATGCAACCAAACGGGTATGCCGCCTCACGTGGCTGAGGCCATCATGAGCACCCCTATCCTCCTTGACAGCCCCGATGTCCCGAGGTGGACTTTGTCTCGAGGGGGAAATTTCTCTCTGTCCTCGGCATGGGATTCTAACAGGGCTAGGCGGCCCCGTATCCCAGCTCTTGGAGACATCTGGCACGGTGGCATCTCAACAACAATCTCGGTTTTCATGTGGAGACTTATTTCGAATAGAATACCGGTTGACGCAAAACTACAATGGAGGAACATCTCCTTGGCATCTAAATGCCAATGTTGTCCTAGGCAGCCGGGGTTGGAATCCATTCATCACCTTTTTATTAATGGACAAGGGGCGAGcatggtttggaggctttttGATGAATGGTTTGATGGTGCGAGCCATCCCCTTCGGCCATCGGACTCCATTCCATCTAGACTCGAAGCTTGGGCTAAGAGAATCAACCGGTCCACAAAGGACCACATGGCTCGGACCCTTCCTTGCATCATCCTTTGGTATTTGTGGGCGGAGAGGAACAACAGCCGGCATAATGGGGTTTGCTTCAGGGCTTATAACGTGGTATGGCAAGTCAGGCTATATGTCCAGAAACTGGTGGAAAGTGGGCGAGCACGGGCGAAGCACTTCAAGGATGTCCGTTTTGAGGGGTTAACACTCCct gtccacatgtacaTCCGGAATTCTATGGCAAACGGGTGCCTGAAGCCGAAGCACTGGCGAGGAGTTAAACTTGGTATTAACATCCCTCAACAAGCGGAAGCCATTCGGGCGTTGCCTCTCGCCATGGCGATCAAATGGGAGCCACCGGACCCCCCTTGGATTAAAGTGAATACGGATGGTTCCTTCAATGAAGCGATCAACAAagcaggagggggaggagtcATTCGCGATTTCTCGGGTAAAATGCTTGTGGCCTTTTGCATACCTTTTGAAGCACAATCGGCTCTGGAGGCGGAATTGTTGGCAATGATCCACGGGCTGAACATCGCCAAGGAATTTGGCCTCCCTATTTGGATCGAATCAGACGCCGAACAAGCTATCAAATTGATTAATGGGGCAGGATGGGGACCGGCGCTAGCCCGGGAAGCCATGGCGCATCTGATCCTTCTTAAGCGTCAACTTAAATTCCGTGCCACCTTCATTCACCGGGAGGGAAACAaggcggcggatttccttgcgagaATGGGACTAGGGAGAGATAGAGGCCAACAAATGCAACAAGACTCGGTGCCGAGAGAGCTTGCGGACCTCGTCCGCATGGATCAAATGGGTCTTTCACATGTTCGTACCCTAGGAAGGGACGGGGACTAG